Part of the Lotus japonicus ecotype B-129 chromosome 6, LjGifu_v1.2 genome, TACCCCCCCCCCCTACAAGCACAAGCTCATGGACTTCACTTTTACCAATCTTTGCCTCAAACAGGTACTTCTCCACTGTCTCAATGCACTTTCTGAACAAGTCCTTGTTCAACTTCTCGAACAAATCCCTCGTAATAGTGACACGTAGATCAATCCCTTCACACAGAGAATCAAGCTCAATCGTGGTCTCAGAAGTGGAAGACAGCATTCTCTTAGCTTCCTCACACGCTGATCTTAACCTCATCAGTGCTTTGGCATTCTCACTGATGTCCTTCTTGTGATTTCTCTTGAACACGTCCACAACATGATTCACCAAATTGTTATCAAAATCCAGACCACCCAAATGGGTATCTCCTACTGTGGCTTTAACCTTAAACATCCCTTCATCGATGGTGACCAAGGAAACATCAAAAGTACCACCACCAAGATCAAATACCAGCACATTCTGTCTACCCTCCATCTTTTCCTTCTTGTCCAACCCATAAGCAATAGCAGCTGCTGTTGGCTCGTTGATGATCCTCACCACATCAAAACCAGCGATTTCTCCTGCATCCTTAGTGCTCTGCCTCTGTGCGTTGTTGAAGTAAGCAGGGACAGTGATCACGGCACGTTTCACTTCATGACCCAGATAAGTTTCAGCAGCCTCCTTCATCCTGAACAGCATCATGGAAGATATCTCTTCAGCTGTAAGCTTTCTCTCTTCACCCCTGTAGGTGGCCACAATCATGGGCTTGTCTCTGGTTCCCGGGACAACCTTGAAAGGCCACAGCTTCATGTCCTGCTGAACTGATTGGTCGGAGAATCCCTGACCAATCAAACGCTTGGTGCCGAAAATGGTGTTCTGCGGATTCTTTGCTACTTGGTTCATGGCAGCATCGCCGACTAACCTTTTGGTGTCAGTGAAGGC contains:
- the LOC130727014 gene encoding heat shock 70 kDa protein-like, which codes for MATREKGKAIGIDLGTTYSCVAVWQNHRVEIIPNEQGNRTTPSYVAFTDTKRLVGDAAMNQVAKNPQNTIFGTKRLIGQGFSDQSVQQDMKLWPFKVVPGTRDKPMIVATYRGEERKLTAEEISSMMLFRMKEAAETYLGHEVKRAVITVPAYFNNAQRQSTKDAGEIAGFDVVRIINEPTAAAIAYGLDKKEKMEGRQNVLVFDLGGGTFDVSLVTIDEGMFKVKATVGDTHLGGLDFDNNLVNHVVDVFKRNHKKDISENAKALMRLRSACEEAKRMLSSTSETTIELDSLCEGIDLRVTITRDLFEKLNKDLFRKCIETVEKYLFEAKIGKSEVHELVLVGGGGTRIPKVQELLKEMFGVDIWPSFCKSISPDEAVVYGAALRAAMLSGEVEDLLLMDVVPHSLGVEIDCGVMSVLVPRNSMIPTKNKSAFSIFFKDQNYILIKVYEGEESRSKENLFLGEIEVSGLSEINVCFELDTDGIVKVTAEGKAMRLQGRLSPEEMSKIVRDAERYKAEDEDQKDSFEYYAYGISNRLNKLENSAYEMGVNLQKLEKYADEMRYNLRKVEKLVEDVLEKVNVLESERGWIGELKIDV